DNA from Musa acuminata AAA Group cultivar baxijiao chromosome BXJ1-5, Cavendish_Baxijiao_AAA, whole genome shotgun sequence:
atgatactgTGAACATACTGGAAGCTTTTGGTAACAGAAGAAAAGATTGTGTTGCCCTCACATCAAATAATTTGATAAGCATCCAGTATAGAATGACAAAGCAATGTGTTACAATCATATCATCTCATGCCTTGGTTTGTGGGACCAACACAAAACAAGAAGGAAAAGTTCTCAAAGGCTGTTATTATTAATATCAGAATTCAGGATCTGACTTCCAATGCTTCTAATGTCTCCCTTTTCTTTCAATTACAAAAATAAGGGTTCAAGAACCAATGTTCATCACTGTCAAAACTTCAAGTTTTCAGCTATTCTAGACCCATTAATTGCCTTTTTGCCGATCATCCACGAGTTATGTTCACGATCATTTAGCATGTTTCTGAAAATAAAAGTGCAATGGTCCATCCCCATGTCAATGCAGGCTTTTACCAAATCTTTTCCAGGCTGTATCATGTTCACGGTAAGGCCAACAAAAGCTCCTCCTGCTGCAGCAAATGCCCTTGTGAACATATCCCTGCAATAAGACTCCACCAGCTGTGCGGAAGGGGCGGAGACTACACAGTGTGGGGTGTGGATCAGCTCAAGAGTCTGCATCATGACAGGCCTTTAGGTTCAGCAGCTTCATGGCAAGTTCCCGAAAAGATCACCATGGGTGTCCGTCCCCTGCCTATGAGTAGATTGCTACCATTTCTTCATCCTGTGATGACCACATCGTTAATGGGGACAATGCAGATGGCACTTGCTCCATCCAGTCTATTCATGAacatatttgtatatttattatcttCATCCTCTAAATTGTATGGCAGATCAACTAGCATGTAATAAAGGATTTGGTTTCCAAGACATGTTGTCTAACATCATCTTTATAGTTGTATTGTGTTTGATATATCTAAGTCTTGTAAAAACTCTCAGATATGCACATCATTGGTGTTGTGTTTCTACCTCTGTTTATATccatataattccttgtattcttttCTATAATATGTTTATATATGATGTAATATTGGCATGCTACTCTGTATATGTTAGATTTTGAGGTTTCAAGATATGAAACACTCGAATGCAATATGTCAAAGTGCATTCTTTCTGATcagaataaagcatgtaagaaaacCACTAATTTCATTCTTGCTTAATTGCACTAAAGAAACAAAATGGAGAAAAAAGTAAGAGATATTTTTTGGTTATTCTTTCACATTCACTAAACAATGGCTTACTCATGCATAGGCTCATTTTTTTGGCAAAGCATGCTCATAACTTTTCAAATTATTTAGTGAAGATTCATAAATCATAATATGGAATGTCATATGTAATTTGGAAAATACTTTATTGTATTGCTTTATGTTTCACTCCACATTGGTAGCACACAACATGATGAACAAGTAACAAATGTCTACAAGGATTTACCTACTCATTTCACTTGATACATTATTTTTATGAATGTTGTCATTCCTGAAGTTGCACCTCTACTGTGCTTGCAGCTTATGATCACTCAAATTCTCACATTGAAGTGTTCCAGGTTAACATATCTTTCTAAATCAAGAGGAACAAGATTGTAATTCTTTGTTTAAGATACTAAGTGCTGATATATATAACCTTCATTAGAGGGCATTCCTTTGTGTGAGGCATATCTCTAGAAGAATTATGCATACATAATGTATGTAGCTAATCAGATCAAGATGCTCATGCCTTTTACTTCTTCTAGCATAAAGTATAAGGTGCTGTTGATTGCTAGGGTTGAAGATAATTGGTGACCAGCATTTTCTCTGGGTGGTTAAGTGAATCCACTCTAAGCTCATCAAGTTTGTGGCCATTAAGGTCATGGTAATTCATCCATGATTGACCAAGATTTGGCACTGGGAAACTGCAACACCAGAAGACTTATCATCACCAAATTTAGTGTTACTATTAAGTGCATTCCATAAAGTTTGCAGTATTGAGGAAACAGATGATTACCGGGGTTTTGCAAGGAAGATGATGTTTCTAGTCATCCCTTTAACTCGTTAGGTTAAACCTTTAAACTGTGGTATGTTATGGGCAAAAAGCATCAGCTAAATCCTCTTGGAGAAATGGGTGAGTCCAATTTGAGTGGTCTCACTATGGTGGCCTCCTTTTCACCATCAAGAGGAGGATGATCGAGGTGATAAAGATAAAGCTGCTTCTCCCTAGCAGAAAGAAATGCCATCACCTGCAACTATCGGTCATACCACCAACCAAACACCAACATTAACGTGGAATTCTGGTAGtatatctctctttctctctctctctctctctctttctctttatgTCTTCTGTTCTCTTTGCTTGTACATGGCACAAGGCCACCATTATTCTAAAGGCTCGGGAGACGGGAGATTGCCCTCGTTCTTGGCAAGAACATGGGAAAACCAGATTCCGAGAAACATGACTCATGTTTACCTGTTCACAGAtcctttttcccttttctttttctcattgTTTCAGTGTGTATATGTTTACGTGTGTGCTTCCACGTCTGGCCTCGCGGTCTTAGGTTTCTTCTATGGAATTCTTGGATACTGAGACCTACGCTTCTTTTGCTTTTGTCGTCGTGGTACAGTCCTACATGCACAAATCTGTGTCGGAGCTAAGTGGTGATTCGCAGTAAAGAGGGAGATAAAGTGAGAATAAGCCGCTGAGTCGAGTGAAATCCAGCTACAAACTCTGCAGGATAAAGCGGTCTGTCTCTCTGCCTCCTGTTCATGACTGTGGCTGTTCATGTCCTCCTCATGAGTGCACATGGACAGCCTCTGCATGTGGATAGCAAGCACGGAGAGAAATGTGATACTGTTGGATTAAAGAGGATACGTATAGTGATCATGATGAACTTGAAGCTACTTAATCCCTTTAAGCTTTTGAGGATTACCCTCGAGATCAAACAACCCACAAGTAATGTGTTTTCGACTGATAAGATTAGCTGCATGATCAAATCAGAAGATCATGATTAAGAACAAAATATCATGAACGTCTTGTTAGCAAGATAATTTTTCGTCCCCAGTCCATGTCTAGAGAATGCATGTATGATCTGATATTATATAGACACATGCATGGAATGTTGGTCAAAGTGGTCATGCTATATCAAAAGATGAGAAGTTGTGCATGATAGCTTTAATCTGCAAGCAATCATACCTAAATTGCAGAAAAGGCTGAATGGTTGTATATTCAAATGGGAAATCTCTTGGAATGTAGCGACTCTCTAGGTGTTCAGAGGTAGCAGCCATTCTTTCCAGACTCGGTGAATCCCCCACGTCGACaaagtgagtgagagagagagagagagagagagagagtgagcgaTGCCTTAAACATTGATCACCAAGTAAGATCTAAGAGCTCCTTTATCCATCCATTCCATGGAAAcaaataaatgtccattcaagtctGGCTCAAGAACAAATTCTTGATTCCTGAGTTGAGTACAAGAAGATCTATCAGCAGCTCTTTTCATGAGGCCAGTGGAGAGATGATGCAGTAAGCTTCGGATTATTCTTATATGACCTCAATGGCATCCTTCTCCTTCAGAGTTTATGTCAAGAGATAGATTGTGGTACTTGAATTGTACGTGCATGCATCAGATTTTGTAGTATGTGAAGAAAATTAGATAAGCTAATCCAAACAACTGTGTTGTGTTGCATGTCAGATGTATACCAGACAATCTCCATGCATTGATGAACTCAAACACCAACTTTCTGTAAATATATGGTTGCATACAAGGAGGGAATAGCGAAATCTAACACAAACTATGAAAGGAAAACGAGAATCCTACCTACGATTTCCAGTGATCTTTCTCAGCGTGTCAAACAGATGTGAACCACATATTAGTTTAGCCTTGCTGCTGATTAAGGAAGCTTGAGAAACTGATTCCTCCATATCTACTCCTCCAATCGAGTAGGTCAATCTCTCGAGTAGCTAAGTAAAGTAAGCTCTTCCTCCAGTGAAGCAGGTCATTCTTCCGAAGTACTCGTTACCTGTAAGCATCAAGGATTACATGAAATTGTCATTAGATGGAGAGTTGAAGCTGGAGAAACATGTTGCCCATCCACCACTGCTGCCACCCCAGATGAGTTCATCCCTGAAGCCACCCGAAAGCGGTCTTGGAAGAGTAAGCTCTTGTGCGCTATCATCCATCTTCACCGAAGCCAGCTGCATGAGAAGCCCGGAGCCGAGTACTTTGCTTTGAAGTGGCGACGCAAATGACCTGCCGTCCAGCTCACTGTCTTCTTGAATGAAGGAGGGGTATAAGCTTGGAACTGGTGCCAATGATGGCACTgacggtggtggaggaggacgaggaggaggaggctccATTCCACCCATGAATGGAGGGAATTGCTGGATTTGATTATGGAGCCTTGAATTCTCCAGCCCGACACTACCATTACCACTCATCTGATAGTCGACTGCATCAGAGGATTGAATCCCGGCGAAACTCGAACCTACGTTAGGAGCCCTGCAGTCCGGAAGCGGGTGCAACGAGGTGGTAGGTAGCGGCTGCGGCTGCAGGGTGGTACTGGATGTCGTTGCACCACTCTGGCGGCCGGCGGAAGTAACGGAGGACTTCGAGGAGCTGCTGCTATCGCCACACTTGGTCCTCTTCTTCCTACGGCAGCAACCGCCGACGGGTACGTTGCGGAGGGCACCCCCGCGTGTCCAGTAACGCCGGCACGTCTTACAGAAATGCCGGGGCTGCGACAAGGAGTAGTTGTtgaagtagcagaacttggtgttcgTGGAGTCGCACCGCGGGCACTTGAGCGCTTGTTCCGGCTGCGCCATCTTCGCCAGCCGAGCTCGTGCGGCCATCGACCCTGGCCTGATCGAGCTGACCGTCCCGCGCGGTGCTCCCACCAGGCCAGGTGGTGGTGCAAGCTGGGGAAGCTCGCTTCCTCCGCCACCATAACCGCCGCCCAGCTGATGAGCTTGTTGCTACGACGAATAACGGAAGGGAAAGCCAGCAAATCAAGAGAGAAATTAGTGCTACTGGTATATCCAAGACGAGAtacgaaaaagaaagagagaataataCTCTTGAATCATGCATTCTGCAAGTAGGAAGAGAAAAGGAAGGACAGGACTCACCTGGTTCCAGTAAGGTGGATCTAGATAGACAGGAAAAGATGGAAAGACCATGGCTGGGTGGGGAGTGCTTCTTTGGAGCTCGCTTCTCTTTCGGCAAAAGGTTGATGGGGGTTAAGAGGTGGTGGAGAATCACATCCACAAGGGTTTGCAGCAAGAAGAAggtggtgagagagagagagaagtgcaaggagaaagaaaaaaagatagaaCTGGCTGACTGGGGATGAGGGAAGTggagaagaggagaaaaagagagCCTTAGCCTTTAAGCTTGCGGCCAGAGATTAGTGGTGGTGCATGGAAGAGTGGGGAAGACTAGTGGCTGCTCATGCATGGGAAAGGTGAGAAGGAAAGCAATGTGAGGGCTTTAGGAAGGGTAATAGAAGGCCTAACATGTAGATTAACTTAGAAAAGACTAAGGAAAATATTAAATGTGGTGTCTGAGAGGTGAAAAGATGAAAAGCATTCCATCCCAATGAATATGGGTGTGTTTATGTGAGTCCATGTTCTTTATCTCTCTAATTCTTTCTCTTGTCCAAACTCTCTAAAAAATCTCAATGAAAATTGTTTATTCTCTGGTCCAAAAAAACAAAGAAGCAGCTCAAGTATACAGGGTTTTCTGTTTTTAATGTCAAGAATCCAATTAGCATGAAGAAATCTTATGATATGAGTAGGATCTCAAATTGATTCTTTCTTTCATACTTGTTAGGTACTGATAAGTAATTATCAGAAGAACAAGTTTAAGACTCATTCGCTGCATTACAGGAAAAAGCATGCAAAATGAGTGTTCATCGTGTCACCATTGCAGCTGAAAACTTCTTGTGAGTTTACTGCTATTTTCTGAAAAGCCGGTATCTGTGGCTGAGTTCATCTCAGTATGACGAATCAGATCAGTAACCCTAAATAATCTATTGGTGTCTGACCATATAACTCATGTTCTCAGTTCACTAATCACCCTACCAAGTGGAAATACTTCCCTTAGCTCTTACATCACAGGGAGAGAAGGCTTCAGGTTTTCTTTATATGTAAATCCTCAGATTTGAAGTCATTCCAAGTTACAAACGCAAAGTAAGACGAAGAAGAGTATTCAAGtgaaaaaccaaaccaaaccTTTTGCCTCTatgtattttaaataaaaatacataAATATCGAAAAGCTGATTTGACCAAATTGGAGAGACGATTGAGATTAAAAGAAGAGTGCGATTGAAGGTTTTGATAGGACCCTTGAGAAATTCTTTTCCATGGTAGAATTTACCTTCTCCaaaggaagaagaacaaaaacttcaCCATGGATGGCAGACATAAAGTGAGGTGACACACCAATCTGTCATTTGTGCTTGAGATGGCCAGCTGCATGCATGGAGTAGCAGTCTTCTCTGGTCCACCAAATTGCCAATGGCACATATCATCATCCCATAAGGAATATACTTAAAGCGTGGCCCCATCCATGCTGATCCTAATCATAAAATCCTGCCAGTCTCATATCATGAAGAGGAGTGTGATGCACGATTCTGATGGCACAGAACGAAGTTGCATGGATACTGTCAGATGATGTTGAATTGAGAAGTCCCAAGAAGAAGCCAAGGGGAATTTGAGTTCCTTGATGGAGATTTGCATGAGAGCAGCCCAATAATTCATCATACGTGATAAAGTAAAGGTGATCTGGACCTGGTTCAACTTGTGCAAAAAAAACATGTTTGATAGGTCGTGTTTCTGTCATGCAAGCAATTGTAACCTCAAGCCCTTCTTCCATCTAAAAGAGATCAGGAATGTGTCGCCATTAGTAATGAGATAGAAAATGAACTTGGAAAGCTTCTGTTCATGCTACGCACGCAAGTGTACCATATACCATGGAAAAGAGATGAGATCATGAAATGCGGTGAAGAGAGGGGAAAAAGTTACCTTGATCGTGGAAGCCTTTCCCAAAAGCAGGCAATTACACTTGCAAATGCAATGGTTGAACGATGACGAATACACTGATTATGTATGCAAAGTTTACGCAACCTTCGTTGGAGTATTGCTCGAGAAGACACCACTGATTAGTCCAATGCACAGAAAGTTACATGCTGACCAACTTAACCAATCTTCTCTGCTCAGTGGCATCCTCGATCTTCTTCCATCTTGTCGTCCTTTGATCGATTGACCTGACGCTGAAATCATAATTTCCACTCTACACTGAAATCATAACGTCATGCATGGTGAACTTTTGAAGTGATACAATTAGATTAggttttgttagtttggcaagtcgcatggtcccacatcgggaaaatcagacttgttgtctcgtcttgaaactataaataaggacctgggctttgaagtcagctgcaccacaagaggtaccataagtggcaccacaagaaaaacctaagtgtttgctttggtttaagtccatactcagttaaatagtttggacttatagtttggtttttcttgtttagtattttcgggtgttttatggcctaggaatatcttcctaaggcatttgtaattgtccctcttttgcagtagtaatttgctcctctttcgtccgtggatgtaggtcaaagtcaattgaccgaaccacgtatatctggtgttcttgtcgcttttattctttccgctttattgtctttgttgtgttgccaaaattatcctttggtaaatttcctagggctagctctaacaaaccggtatcagagcctggttctgggatctttttggcaacgatgacaataacaaagattgttgtgaagatcttgcgggtatggataagaaggcccgatccagcatcattctaaatctctctgacgaggttttacgggaggtagctacggagactacggttaagagcatgtgggacaagcttaaagctttgtacatgaataggacagtggagaatcgtctctacttgaagcagagtctatatatgcttcggatgattgaaggtacatctatactctcgcatcttgataagtttgattctttggttatggatttggagaatatagatgcaaaaattgatgatgaggataaggctttgttactcttgtgttctcttctccaatcttttaagcatttccgtgatactttgatttatggaaaagaaacagtttcttatcaagaaattaaatctgcactgaaatctaaggagcagatagacaggaatatcactaggGAAAATAGAGAGAATCagactgagggtctggttgttagggggagaatggataaaagagaatttgacagtagtagatctaaatctagatttaaatccagacatagaaatttggaatgcagatattatcataaaatggggcacattaaatctgattgctttaaattaaaaaataaattaaagcaaaaggaaaattttgttgagaaaactattgaatccgctgaagttagtgtagcaactgatgagattgttggaaatattttttctgctattgatgacaggacgaggtctaaaaatgaatggattttagattctggttgttcctatcacatgtgtcccaatagggatttgttttccacatatgaatcttgtaatggtggaattgttttgatgggcaataatgtcgcatgtgatgttgttggtagaggtacaatccgaattaaaatgcatgatggtattgtgaggacgctcaccaatgttagacatgttcctgatttgaaaaagaatctcatttctttaggcaccctagag
Protein-coding regions in this window:
- the LOC135673254 gene encoding dof zinc finger protein DOF5.1-like isoform X2; its protein translation is MHDSRQQAHQLGGGYGGGGSELPQLAPPPGLVGAPRGTVSSIRPGSMAARARLAKMAQPEQALKCPRCDSTNTKFCYFNNYSLSQPRHFCKTCRRYWTRGGALRNVPVGGCCRRKKRTKCGDSSSSSKSSVTSAGRQSGATTSSTTLQPQPLPTTSLHPLPDCRAPNVGSSFAGIQSSDAVDYQMSGNGSVGLENSRLHNQIQQFPPFMGGMEPPPPRPPPPPSVPSLAPVPSLYPSFIQEDSELDGRSFASPLQSKVLGSGLLMQLASVKMDDSAQELTLPRPLSGGFRDELIWGGSSGGWATCFSSFNSPSNDNFM
- the LOC135673254 gene encoding dof zinc finger protein DOF5.1-like isoform X1; protein product: MVFPSFPVYLDPPYWNQQQAHQLGGGYGGGGSELPQLAPPPGLVGAPRGTVSSIRPGSMAARARLAKMAQPEQALKCPRCDSTNTKFCYFNNYSLSQPRHFCKTCRRYWTRGGALRNVPVGGCCRRKKRTKCGDSSSSSKSSVTSAGRQSGATTSSTTLQPQPLPTTSLHPLPDCRAPNVGSSFAGIQSSDAVDYQMSGNGSVGLENSRLHNQIQQFPPFMGGMEPPPPRPPPPPSVPSLAPVPSLYPSFIQEDSELDGRSFASPLQSKVLGSGLLMQLASVKMDDSAQELTLPRPLSGGFRDELIWGGSSGGWATCFSSFNSPSNDNFM